Sequence from the Nymphaea colorata isolate Beijing-Zhang1983 chromosome 9, ASM883128v2, whole genome shotgun sequence genome:
GTATTAACTCTAAAACCAAGATTGTTATTTGGTTATTTTGAGCTTCATTTATGGCTTTTAATTCTTGAGCTATATGTGAAAGTCCTTTTTGCCCTTTTCAGATCATGAGTTGAGGTTCGTCATCTCTGGTAATGTCCATCTTGAATGAAGTACTTTCAagctttctattttttttctttttaagataTATAGAGAATGCATATCATACAATATATGGTATGAGGCTCTCGATCCTTTTTCCTCATAAAATATATGGGCCGGCGAGGTTTCATCTTCATCATGACAAAACGctgatttaatttcttttgtgaGTTGCTTATTTAGTATCACAATCCCATGGTTAATGGTTTCATTGAAAGAGAACGTTGATCCTTAAACCCTAAACTATTTCTTCAATGACCTTCTCCAGCTGAAGCTTAAATTTTGAGGGAAACTAATTTGATTTCATGAACGAGTCAAACTAGCCGAATGCAACGAAAGCATGTCATGTATCCTAAGGTGACAAAATAATTGAGTAGAAACTTCGACTGCTCTTTCTCGAGTCAAACCTAATTGGACTTGTTATGCACCGAGAAAAGtgctttttttttaccaaaatttAGGCAAAACTTCTAATTATACATGGGGTTTTCCCCTTGTGGCCTTGTGTCATAGTAGATAACAAGACTATTTTTtactacataaaaaaaaaatccaaccacatatatatatatattaatcacaAGTCAATTTTATATGTACTGCGTGGGCAGAACGAGGTCAAGGTGCAGAGTAGGAGAAGGTGCGTTCACATTGGTCAAAGTAGTCATGTTCACATTGGTCAAAACCCTTCTAAACCGTGCGCATGTGTCccagatcttttttttttttttttctctcttgcttttctGTCTCTGTGTCAACTCTCATAAAATAAGTGAAAGAAATTCCTCCTCATTTGAATATTCATCCACCAAGATGTTTTGCCAtaaatttctcctttttttttttgttccttttccttgtGCCCATTAATAATAAGAGGCCCAGAATTGATTCCCAAGTTTGAAATTCAAGCAATGATTCTAATGCATTCACATTTTCAGTCATTGAATGAGTGAATGGACTTCGCCCAGCAATTAAAACAAGTTGGTCGCTGGCTCGTTTCTAATTAAAGCTACCCAGCACCGTCCTCGTATGGCTGCAATGAAGAAGGGTTCAAACTGGGCTCGGACCATGTTTTTTAGTTTCTACTAAGAGCACCCTAATCTCGTTTAGCATGATTTAATTCTGAATTGGATGCAGAATAAGTAATACCATATGCTTATCCCGTTACtatttgtacatttttttttgttaatcagATCGGATTATATGCCGTGTTTATGTCACGCTAACCACATTTGCACGTAAAAATGAACTGATCATTGGTTTATTTAGATCATGGTTTGGAAAGAATTGGTCCATTCGAAACCACTGTTGATCCAAACTGGGCCTTGAATACAGAGCCAGTTAGAGTCAGAGTCAGGAAACTGACATGTATACTGGCGCTAACCTGGGCAGGGAAAGCACCAGCGTTAGTGTCAGTGGTGCCCGCAGTATGATAGCGTGCTTGACCTCTGGTCTCGACTCTGTCCTGTCCCGTTCTTGCAGGGCTCATCAAGAAGGCCCTGACACACGAACCCACAAGAAAGCTAGATGTGTGGACCCAGTGAATCGGGTCCAATACGATCTTTCGACTGGATCCGAAAATGTAATCGGTCCCCACCAAGGTTTAATTTGGATCCAGACCTAGGATTTAAAACATGATCCAAGTCTTGATCAAATTGACACACTTTACATTGGCCAGAAATGGATTAGATTTGAGTTAAAATGTGTTTAAACTATGTGAAATCGAGACATTGATTTGCATCATGAGGTGTATTTTACGTCACATTTTAATTCTTCCAAGGCAAGTAAAAAGCCATGCAACTCTTGGCAATTTCTCGATGTCGGTTCTACCAATCATTCTATTCTATAGGCCACGAACGTCCCCACACGGACAAGGCCTTTAAGTGGGGAGCATATCTTAAGCACAAACATGTGATTAACATTAGTTTATGTGCATAATTGAGGAGAACATACGCAATATGGATACTGGTAGGTGCAACAgtagaatatatatgtatatattttctctctttctctctcgttaTTATTATGGATCCCACCTCTAAAACGATCAGGTCGGgcaattataaaataattatgcGCCCTCAATGAGTGCCTCGTCTAGTTGACAAGCTAGGAGTTTGCAATTAAGAACTTAGAATGGAGGAAATTCAATGTATGTTTCAATTATTAAACTATGAGTTGCTTAAGGCTATGAACTGGGTCAAGTCCTCattgtcaagcttgagctaCTGTATTCTTGTGCAGGCCAAATATTCGTTTTTGTTCCTTTAGTTGAACTTCACAAACTTGGTCATATGTGAAAAGTAGATATAAGATTATTAAGTTCGACAACAAATCTCTTTAGGAGAAGAATTTCATCATACCACCCATTTGAAACTGAAACTTAAAGTCACTATTTAGTAACTCAACTTATGTTGTTATCCATTAAAGTAATGGTTTAGTGACTCAACTTATGTTGTTACTTTATTAGTACCTATTCAACCATTTCTATCCCCATATTAttatattaagaaaaaaaaaatatatatatatatatagagtggGTGTCCATTTCATACAGAGAAAagattttccatttcttcacAGTTACCCTAACATTAGTATTTCTTCATATGCACATGACTTGAGAGAATCGATTTTAACTGCTTATGGTTTCTGACAGAAGGACCCATATAACTGAATCATTTCACTTTAATGGATTCAGTGACATCATATCTGCAGCCCtatcatttttcatcatttaagCTCTTTATTTGCTTCAAAGCTTGAACTGGGAAGGGATTCCCTACGCATGTAGGGGTACCCTGCAATAGTCATCAAGTTAGATAGGAGCCGAAACATTTATTGCTTAGCAGTTGGACATTCATCTTCTCGAGGAGAAACTGCAATGCTGCGGGGTTTACGGCCAGTAGGTGCATGAGTTTATGGCCGTTAACGCGTCTTGCGGCCGTCGACGAAACTGTCACTATTTCAAAAACAGGAACTTGCTATTGAAATTCTATTGTAGAGGACAAATTTATCTTATAGTTTATTATAAGATTAACGTTTTCTGTGATTTGTTTCCTATAGTTTTGGATGTATCTCACAGAATATAAGATCTCGGCCTAGTGTACCTTTTCCACGATTGTGCTAAATATTAGCTTCTTACTGGGGCAAATatacttggtttttttttagtgttgGACTTTTTATAAATAGTATACAAAATTTTTATCAAACCTCCGTTGGCTCACAAAATTACAATTATTAAACGAACTAGGGATTTTGGTTTCGGAATTAGGAAACTGGAAACTGATTATGATCCTCgaattttcattcttcaatcaaaattccaaaccctcCTTAGAGTAATACAACTTTGCCTCAAGAATATGTTGGCTCTGACATTATAGGTGGACGCATCTGATAGAAAcgttttatttctctttcttctttagtaaaaaactgaaaaaaaaaagtaagaggaATGCTTGAATAAAAAGATGAAAGGAAtagggaaaaaacaaaatgaatgcttgaataaatgagtcaagctttGTCGAGCGAGTTCGAaccgagctcgagttggctaCAGAAGCCCCCCCTGTGTTACTGAGCTTGCTTCGAACCCTTTAAGGGCCATGAGCACTTATGGAGTAGGTAGGTGACGCCCAAGAACTCGGCGGACGGAGCACTTTCCCCGCATAAGTGCGCTACAACCCCTTGGTGTGAGATCAACGGGATTTAAAAATGACAGTTTAACTATTTAACTATCGGATCCGGTTTGGGAACTTGCACCAAATCTAACCTGGCATTCACAATCgatggatctgaaatccataaaGATAAAACAAACCCATCGTTTTCTGGCCCGGTTTGATGGGACGGGAGGAGTGGGTCCAGAAAATGAAGGCTCCTGGATCCTATATCGGAGGCAACTCAAACTCCCACCGcatggacaattttttttataggtgAGCAGCTGACAAGCTTCGTTTAATAACTTACTTTTTCCATaatggataaaaaaaagtttatttttttcatcgtTAAGCACAAAAAGTTAAAGTTGTTTTTTCTCGTGTTTTACTTTTCAATATTATCAAggtaaaagagagaaaatatttattataagACATTGGCAGCATATTTTTAtgaagtttaaaattttgaaactaaaatgtTTTGGAGTTCAATATCaagtaaaaataatatttcataagactaatataatataataagaGAGTGTTTGATTGCTTCAAGGGACATAGCGCAATTGGGGCAGGTTGATGCAACTTAAGAAATAAGAAGTGCATCTCTGGTTCAAAATCTGACTATGTTTCAGTAACTCCAAAAAGCAGTATGAACATTTCAGATGAAGGGCACTCCGACCATAGGTCACACGGTAGCGTGGGTGTTTGATTATTGTGGATCTTAAGAGCTTAATTTAAGATACAAACTATATGGTTTTGGTAAACTACAAATTTGTGAATCATCATCTTGATTATTAAAGATCTCCATATGCCTCAAATCATAAATCTCCACTTTAGTGAGGAAATAGAGGCaatatctaaaacaaaaaattatagtttcattATCAACTAGATAAGTAtcaatggaaataaaaaaagccAAAGTGCAAAATAATTGAgatctaaaattgaaaataaaacagAATGTCACACTTAAGTGGGGACCGACTGAGTTAACTATTAATCGAAAAGCTAAAAGAAATCCCACAAACCCGAAAAAGAACAAACTTCCTGTGCTTCTCATGATTCCCAATATAGATTTTCTCCAATCACGGATGGGAAACCGAGACAGAAgaataaaacaaacaagaatatttctgcttcaaaaggaaaaaagaaggagatTAAACCGAGGCAGTTGGTGACCTTCTGGACCAAATTCGCAGAGATGCTATTTTTTGGAATGAGATACGGGATCGTGATCTTGTTTGTACAAGGGGTGGACcccttttgggaaaaaaaacGTAGGAAAAGGATAGCTAGGAAAATATTATGATCAATGAGAAAGATAAACTAGCCGGTCGCCATCCCACAGtcaaaaaattaggaaaaagaagaagtggaAAAGAGTGCAGCAATGGAGAAggcaaagaaagggaaaaattttCCCAAGAAATTAAACTCTCCTGGTCTACACATTTCACTGACGTAGCATGTTTGGATGTCAGAAAAGTTATggcaaaagaggaaaatgattACTGAATTTCTCGATTGGTGCTAgtctttttttcatgtaaaaaccaataaacttaattttttcttttagcgTGCAGTTTCTTGGTTACTAGTTTTTATCAATATAATGACATTGTAAGTGTAATTCGATACTCTTACCATCCCCTTCGCTTGCTCATCGTATTTATATTATGACATAAGAGGAAAAAGTTTTTTCTCTGTGTAAACTTTTGCCACATACCTAGGACACATCTTATTTTAGAGATTTTCTTTCCCTGGAGAAATTTTTCTACTAGCATCAGACATCTTCTTTCTCAGGTCTGCGGAACCAAACACCAAAACGAGAGGCCTACGGCTTTCCTCACCCACAATTTCTTGAGAATGGCACCTTGGAATAGAGTCGTGTTGTTTCTCTATCCCCAAAACAAACCGCCATTGACAATCTCCCACCTCCAAACAAGGCCAAGAAGGAAAATTCTAGAGGGGTCAGAAAATCATTCCAAGAGAGAATGTAACCTGTTTCTACGAACCAATCATGGGAGAGATAAATAACGCTTCTCATGCTGAACATTGTCCTGACTTCTGATTTTTCTTAGATCGAGGCATTCATTATTATCCCTTCTTTGACTGTTTGAAAATGATCAATGAGGCGTGTTTGGAGTCATGTCACAGATTTAATTAGTATGAGGCCTACACCTCCATCGCAAGCAGCTTGTCACATCAAGATGCTGTATATTAATTAAACTGAGAAATTTGTCATAATATAGTTTTAAGAGAACTTCTAACAAATAATGGCATGAAATTGATTGAAGAGACGCGATATGCAACGGCCGAAATATGCTTTAAAAGGTATTATTTTAATTACCTTATGAAGGGAAGAAGAGGAAACCTTTTAACAGGGAGGGAAACGAAAGGACCGAGGGAGCACCAAAATCCGGAAAATGGAATTCCCTTGGAATTGTAAGAAACCAAGGGTAGTTTCGTCCATGTGCGTAAATGTACTGCAGTTACATCCCCGAGACGAACCAAAGGAAATCCAGAGTCGTCCTCCGTCTCAGTCAAGTACTTAAGCCAATAACCAATGGCGAAGGGCATTATTggtattttaaaataataattgcGTTGCATTTTTATCTCGGCGCCAGGCAGAGCACCGGGTCAGGCTGTACGGgccccatctctctctcacatcgGCGATCTTTTCCcgattttctcacttatttatCTGACAGACAACCCTTTGCGCTCTTTCTTCCCTTCCCCTTCCGAGTTCCAACCATCAACTCTCTCACGCTCTATCTCTTGCCTGTCTCTTTTCCGTCGTGTTCCATGGTGGCTGTGGGGTGACGAGATGGGAAAGGCCGGGAGGTGGCTGAAGAGCCTGCTGGGCGGGAAGAAGCCGGCGGCCGAAGAGAGACCGACGAAGGAGAAAAGGCGATGGGGCTTCGGCCGGTCAGGCCGAGACCGCGAGCGGGGCCAGTTGGCGGAGGAGAGGCGGGGGTCGCAGAGGGAAGACGGTGGCTGCGTCTCCACCGGTACCGCGGGTGTGGATCCCGACAAGCGAGCGATAGCGGTGGCCACGGCCACGGCCGCTGTGGCGGAGGCCGCGGTGGCCGCCGCCCAGGCAGCCGCCGCAGTAGTCCGGCTGACAAGCAGTGGACGTCGTTCCATGGCGGGTGGCAAGAGGGAGGAGTGGGCGGCGACCCGGATTCAAGCTGCCTTCAGAGGCTACCtggttttcctctctctctctctctctctctctgtctttctacGCTAGACTCTTCCCACGGCGGGGAACAGGCCATTCGTTCCAAGGAAGTCTGTTACATTGGGAAGTTTCCGATGGTTGAGGGTCCGGGACGCCCTGGTCTTACTATAAACCATTTTCGTCATTCGGTTTCATTATGTTTCTAGCCCGACTTTAATCAAACGTTGCCGGAAAGTTAAGATTTCCGGGCGACCAGTTTCGCGCCCTGCGCGCTTTGCTAGGTGCAAAATTCGTTCGAAAATAGCGCCACCGTCCCCTCCCTCTTCGTATGAGAAACTCAAACGTTTAGGAGTCGGAACGTTTCTGTTTCATATGATCCGTGTTTGACGGCTCGGGAATCGGCTCGAAGAGACTGGAAGCTTCTCTCTGAGCGGGTTTTTCGTGATTTGTTGATGCTGGACAAGAGAGCTCGGCTCGAGTCCTTCAGGTCCGAGTTATGGGTGCTCACTCCCTCTCTGATCGTTGGGGAAACCCGCTGGACGAGAGCGGGATGGTCCGTGGAAGTTTTCCGGGTCCTTTCGGGACTCGGTAATTCCGATTCGAGCTTGTCGTTTTTGACGAGTCTTCACCTATGGTTTGTACTTGGGAAGACAGCCGCCTGTCATTCAtagtgattttttattttcctattttacccTCACCAAACTACAGAAACCGCCTACCCTTctgatatgtgtgtgtgtgtgtgcaggcaAGAAGGGCACTGCGTGCGCTCAAGGGGCTGGTGAAGCTTCAGGCTCTGGTGAGAGGGCACATAGTGAGGAAGCAGACAACGGCAACCTTCCGCTACATGCAGGCGGTGGTCAGGGCCCAGGCTCGCGCCCGAGCCCACCGAGCCCACTACACCGAGCTCACTAACGCCCAACACCATAACCTGGCTCGCACTCCCCACCCCAAGCCAGCATCTGCCGTAAGTGaactctcttttctttctttcctagGTGCATTTTTCGGTTTTGTGGGCAAACTGGGTATTCTGAAAGTCAACATTCGTCTCTGATGCAGGGTCCACCGACGCCGGAGAAAAACGAACCCAGGGTCCGAGCCAACAGAACCAAACACCACCGGTCTCCTTCTGCTAAGGTACTTTCAGAGAGTTGTTGTGGCTGCTtgcgtgcgtgcgtgtgtgtgtttaCGATCTGCAATGTTGAAAGATGTGTGTTGTTGACAAAAAGCAGAGCACGGTGAAGCCCAACTTTGTGGAAGCAGAAGCTGATCGGACGCACGTCGGCCGGTCCTGGCTGGACCGGTGGATGGACGGCCGTGGTGTGACGGCCGACGAGGAGAACGCTAAAATCCTGGAGGTAGACCCCGGCAAACCACTGAACTCGAAGCGCAGGCCCGTCCTCCGTCCTTCCCACTCTGTTCACGCCACCTCCGACCGCAACAGCTACAGCCAGAGCTTCGGTACCACAGCAATGCCCGATTCTCCGTCAAGGGACTCCACCGCAGCTCACTTGTCGACCCCTTCGCCCTCCTCCGTCGAAATGCCGGTCGACACGCTGAATCCACTCCGGCTCCCTCAAGAAGACAGCGGCTGCATCTTCGCCACCGCCGAGAACAGCCCCCAGT
This genomic interval carries:
- the LOC116259888 gene encoding protein IQ-DOMAIN 22-like, coding for MGKAGRWLKSLLGGKKPAAEERPTKEKRRWGFGRSGRDRERGQLAEERRGSQREDGGCVSTGTAGVDPDKRAIAVATATAAVAEAAVAAAQAAAAVVRLTSSGRRSMAGGKREEWAATRIQAAFRGYLARRALRALKGLVKLQALVRGHIVRKQTTATFRYMQAVVRAQARARAHRAHYTELTNAQHHNLARTPHPKPASAGPPTPEKNEPRVRANRTKHHRSPSAKSTVKPNFVEAEADRTHVGRSWLDRWMDGRGVTADEENAKILEVDPGKPLNSKRRPVLRPSHSVHATSDRNSYSQSFGTTAMPDSPSRDSTAAHLSTPSPSSVEMPVDTLNPLRLPQEDSGCIFATAENSPQFFSASSRPRSGKHGPFTPSKGECARSFFGGYADYPNYMANTESWRAKARSQSAPKQRPEFDKSNSVKRLSAYGFADVRSSSSSMHSQRSSLHTKFTSKAYPGSGRLDRLGMPLRTGSEVGYRN